In Planctomycetota bacterium, the DNA window GAGGTTGCATTGTCATCAGTTCGTCCTGTTCGGTCTCCTCCGCTGTTGCTTCTGATTCTTGCCCGGACCACTTCGGGTGTGCAGATTAGATGAATTACCGTCTTAATATCCAGAATTGAAGCAATGTCTCTGGCTTGGTCGAGGTGTCTGGGCAGGCCGTTAAGGATAATCAATTCGTCGGCGCCGATATGATTGCGTTCGATAAATCGGTCAAGTATTTTCCACGCCAGGTAGAAATGCTCGTTTCCCAGAAGAGCGCCGCTGGCCAGAACTTTATTAATGAAATCAATTTCTTCCGCTGTAAATTTATTATCAGCGTTCTTAGTTTTGGAGATTGCCCGGAGATTCTTGCCGAAGTCAAAATGATAACATTTCCGACCACCGACCCCTTTCTTTTCCAAAAGAGCACCCAGGGGTGTTTTACCTGAGCCGGTTGGGCCAAGAATGAGAATGGCTTTATTTAAAATCATAACTCAATCGCTTGATAATAATAGTGGCATAGGCGCCGCGGGGCAGTTGTAATTCCATAGTTACTTTTAATCGCTTGCCTTTGGCGAGTTCATCATTTTCTACGCCTTTTATGGATAGTGTTTCAGGGAAAATAATTGCCTTGCGTTCTCCCCTTCTGAAATAGGTTTTTTCCATTCCGCGGGTCCGGAAATCGTTCTGGGCGATGCCTTCTTCTTTGAGAATCTCGGAGAAAACAGCGGATATTGTTTCGTCAGGGAATATGGTTTTATGGGTCATAAACGGGATGGATAATTCCTTCAATATTTTGAGGGTATCATCGTTCAGTGATTGGTAAAATATGAATTCGCCCAGTAGATAGGGCATTTTAACGATGTCTCTGTTCTTTTTCTGTGACGCTTCGAGATGTTTTAAAAGCAACCGGTTTAACCCCTTATTCCAGATGAAACTCTGGTAAGAATGCAGGAAAAGCAAAACCAAGTTAGGATTCATCAATTCAAATGCCTGTCTGAAATTGAATGGATGCATGACCAGGTAGTTAATAATGCTTCGTTCTGATGAGCGGTCCAGCGATTCAAAGCATTTTTTCCAATCGCCCCAGTTCTCGGCGATAGCTTGGCGGGTTTTCCGGACGAGGCTGCGGTCTTCTTTTGAGGTGGCGGTCAGCGCGGTTTTCAGGGCGCCTTCATAATCGCGCTTAATTAACTGCTTGGCCGGGAATTCATTGCCGCCCCTGACCGACCCGAATCTTTGTTCGTCAAAATAGTTTGATACGCCATATTGGTTTATTTCCTTAATGCGTTCCTGAATCTTTTCGGTGTCGCTTTTGGATAAATCTCTCAGGACAATGGTAAAATGATTAGCGGAAAGCGAATCCGGCCTGATGGGCTGATCGGATTGCCCCAGGTATTTCAGGCCGATGGAGTGATGCTGTAAGTCCTTCATCGGCCCGCGGCAGATGGATATCAGTTGTTCGGTCTGGGCGTGACGGTCCTTGAGGGCGCCGGTGGATAACAGGGGGCGTCTGATATTCCATAGCTGGAGGATCAGGTTAATTGCCTCCAGGGTGCCGACCGACGTCTTGCTCAGCCGGTAAACTGAATGCAGGCCATCTTTAACCGGTGTATAATCGCTGACCTCGCGGACGATAAAATCGTTGGGCGTCTGTTTTACTTTCATTTTTTTAGTCAGCGTTATGAACGAATAAATAACTTGCGGCTACTTATCGGCAGGGATAAATAACTCGAACCGTTCTTTTTTTACCTTGCAGATAGGGCAGGTTTCGGGCGGTTCTTCCCGGGCGCAGAGATACCCGCAGACCTTACAGCGCCAGACCGGTAAGGGCAGGCTGGAAACGG includes these proteins:
- a CDS encoding nucleoside monophosphate kinase; translation: MILNKAILILGPTGSGKTPLGALLEKKGVGGRKCYHFDFGKNLRAISKTKNADNKFTAEEIDFINKVLASGALLGNEHFYLAWKILDRFIERNHIGADELIILNGLPRHLDQARDIASILDIKTVIHLICTPEVVRARIRSNSGGDRTGRTDDNATSVQNKIALFNQRTVGLLEYYHSAGAKIIGVSVTKNTQPEDILNIFNAR
- the truD gene encoding tRNA pseudouridine(13) synthase TruD; translation: MKVKQTPNDFIVREVSDYTPVKDGLHSVYRLSKTSVGTLEAINLILQLWNIRRPLLSTGALKDRHAQTEQLISICRGPMKDLQHHSIGLKYLGQSDQPIRPDSLSANHFTIVLRDLSKSDTEKIQERIKEINQYGVSNYFDEQRFGSVRGGNEFPAKQLIKRDYEGALKTALTATSKEDRSLVRKTRQAIAENWGDWKKCFESLDRSSERSIINYLVMHPFNFRQAFELMNPNLVLLFLHSYQSFIWNKGLNRLLLKHLEASQKKNRDIVKMPYLLGEFIFYQSLNDDTLKILKELSIPFMTHKTIFPDETISAVFSEILKEEGIAQNDFRTRGMEKTYFRRGERKAIIFPETLSIKGVENDELAKGKRLKVTMELQLPRGAYATIIIKRLSYDFK